The Cohnella abietis genome has a segment encoding these proteins:
- a CDS encoding response regulator gives MYKLLIVDDEALVREAIKEQMDWEQLGFICIGDCEDGVEALAFIKRERPDVVLTDIGMPFMNGIELTRELAENDPTVKVIILTGYDDFEFAQQALKLQATDYILKPITAAELETVIRRVGSELDAERRQSQDLELLKRQLMESLPQLKERFLERLVSVPMPLKQLQERLSYFQIQWNGPSLIELAIDVDEFELSLPSTLFDQDLIRFAVYNIAQEITAKYSGTVIFRDRENRVLVLLSGEDSDQIQELAMLVAEEIHSAVNSFLPIKISIGIGHTSKWEDNILLVHRSALSALDYRFVIGTNEIIRISDMEQRQRPEILSVVTWESELITKLKTGTQQEMDEWIMRLFAAFRDHIFPIDICYIYLQRIVLTMIHTLYEINSNSSHVFGEAKTLISDINRFSNLDETEAWMKELCGKAVSVIQGMREDQSVRQIAMAMDYVRQHYMDPELSLKSVCKHVAMSSSYFSSIFKQHNGRSFVEFVTDERMEKAREFLYLTSMKSYEIAYAVGYSDPHYFSGAFKKHTGDTPTEFRNKMNIKKV, from the coding sequence GATTGTGAGGATGGTGTGGAAGCTCTTGCATTTATTAAGCGTGAGAGACCTGATGTCGTCCTAACTGATATTGGAATGCCGTTCATGAATGGTATCGAGCTAACACGTGAGTTGGCGGAAAATGATCCGACTGTGAAGGTCATTATTCTAACGGGGTACGATGATTTCGAGTTTGCACAGCAGGCTTTGAAATTGCAAGCCACAGACTATATTTTGAAACCGATTACAGCGGCTGAGCTTGAGACGGTCATTCGTAGAGTGGGGTCAGAGCTAGATGCCGAAAGAAGGCAGAGCCAAGATCTTGAGCTGCTGAAGCGTCAACTGATGGAAAGTCTGCCGCAGCTGAAAGAGCGCTTTTTGGAGCGTCTTGTATCTGTACCGATGCCCCTTAAGCAACTGCAGGAGAGACTCAGTTATTTTCAAATTCAATGGAACGGCCCTTCATTAATCGAGCTAGCTATAGATGTGGACGAATTTGAGCTAAGCTTGCCATCGACTTTATTCGACCAGGACCTTATTCGATTTGCCGTATACAATATTGCGCAAGAAATTACAGCTAAATACTCAGGGACGGTTATATTCAGGGATCGGGAAAATCGTGTGCTCGTCCTACTATCAGGTGAGGATAGCGATCAAATTCAGGAATTAGCTATGCTTGTTGCAGAGGAAATTCATAGTGCGGTTAATTCTTTTTTACCCATAAAAATTTCAATAGGCATCGGCCATACATCCAAATGGGAGGACAATATTTTACTTGTTCATCGCTCTGCTTTATCAGCGTTGGATTATCGATTCGTAATCGGTACGAATGAAATCATTCGGATCTCGGATATGGAGCAGCGCCAGCGTCCTGAAATTTTATCCGTTGTTACATGGGAAAGCGAGCTCATTACAAAGCTGAAGACCGGAACGCAGCAAGAAATGGATGAATGGATCATGAGGCTGTTTGCTGCCTTTCGTGATCATATATTTCCCATTGATATTTGCTACATTTACCTCCAGAGAATTGTATTAACGATGATTCATACTCTTTACGAAATAAACAGTAATAGCTCTCATGTTTTCGGTGAGGCAAAAACTCTTATTTCAGATATTAATCGCTTCTCCAATCTGGATGAAACTGAAGCTTGGATGAAGGAGCTATGCGGAAAAGCTGTATCCGTTATTCAAGGCATGCGCGAGGATCAAAGTGTTCGTCAAATAGCTATGGCCATGGATTATGTGAGACAGCATTATATGGATCCGGAATTATCCTTAAAGTCTGTTTGTAAGCATGTAGCGATGAGTTCAAGCTATTTCAGCAGCATTTTTAAGCAGCATAACGGACGATCGTTCGTTGAATTTGTAACGGATGAACGAATGGAGAAGGCTCGGGAGTTTTTGTATTTAACTTCAATGAAGAGCTATGAGATCGCCTATGCAGTTGGGTACAGTGACCCGCATTATTTCAGTGGAGCGTTCAAGAAGCATACGGGGGATACACCGACAGAATTCCGCAATAAAATGAATATAAAGAAAGTGTGA